In the genome of Flavobacterium panacagri, one region contains:
- a CDS encoding oxidoreductase, whose protein sequence is MKNRLENKIIIITGGNGLLGRAIINRLISEGAFCINFEINHQTNEDLSNVYCDITDSSSIDSALEIVLKKYTRIDGLVNNAYPRTKDWGNKFEDIVLESWKQNVDWQLNSYFYLTQKVASQMASQKNGSIINMASIYGVVGADFNVYEGTTMTMPAAYSAIKGALVNFTRYVASYFGPQQVRVNTVSPGGIFDNQNEIFVNNYCKKVPMRRLGTPEDIAPTIAFLLSDDSQYITGQNLIIDGGWTAI, encoded by the coding sequence ATGAAGAATAGATTAGAAAATAAAATTATTATAATTACAGGTGGAAATGGGCTTTTGGGAAGAGCAATTATCAACAGATTAATTTCTGAAGGTGCTTTTTGTATCAATTTTGAAATTAACCATCAAACAAATGAAGATTTGTCTAACGTTTATTGTGATATTACTGATAGCAGTTCAATTGATAGTGCTTTAGAAATTGTATTGAAAAAATATACAAGAATTGACGGACTTGTTAATAATGCCTACCCAAGAACAAAAGATTGGGGAAATAAATTTGAAGATATTGTTTTGGAATCTTGGAAACAAAACGTTGATTGGCAATTAAATAGTTATTTCTATTTAACCCAGAAAGTTGCTTCACAAATGGCTAGTCAAAAAAATGGAAGTATAATTAATATGGCTTCAATTTATGGTGTAGTTGGTGCAGATTTCAATGTTTATGAAGGAACAACAATGACAATGCCAGCTGCATATTCGGCAATAAAGGGAGCACTTGTTAATTTTACAAGATATGTAGCATCCTATTTTGGGCCACAACAAGTAAGAGTGAATACTGTATCTCCAGGAGGGATATTTGATAATCAGAATGAAATTTTTGTAAATAATTATTGTAAAAAAGTTCCAATGCGTAGACTGGGTACACCAGAAGATATTGCGCCAACGATTGCGTTTTTATTATCTGATGATTCACAATATATTACAGGACAAAATTTAATAATAGACGGAGGATGGACAGCAATATAA
- a CDS encoding Gfo/Idh/MocA family oxidoreductase: protein MDSNIKKCLIIGAGQLGSRHLQGLVKYLEQLEIYVLDPSESSLKVAQEREKEINHIHRLIYTKLWSDLPQYFDLVIVATSANVREQIINKLLEKHKVKFLILEKVLFQDLDAYQRISLLLDQYNTITYVNHPRRMFQSYNELKESIQTNGLNIYNIVGGNWGLGCNALHFLDLLVYISGKKIREISVSTVEDEIIKSPREGFVEFTGTLTGYLEDKSPFSITSFKADISPITVTICNNEQRFFIQEGGTPQVYSLELNNSFKLFNRDFRIQYQSELTSIIVRELFEVGFCSLPSFAEARHTHELFIKAMLEKYNKIAGLQTKVLPIT, encoded by the coding sequence ATGGACAGCAATATAAAAAAATGTTTAATAATTGGTGCTGGTCAATTAGGAAGCAGACATTTACAGGGACTAGTTAAATATTTAGAGCAACTTGAAATTTATGTATTAGATCCCTCTGAAAGTTCACTTAAAGTAGCTCAAGAAAGAGAAAAAGAAATCAATCATATACATAGATTGATTTATACAAAATTGTGGTCAGATTTACCTCAATATTTTGATTTGGTAATTGTTGCAACAAGTGCTAATGTACGAGAGCAAATTATCAATAAATTATTAGAAAAACATAAAGTCAAATTTTTAATATTAGAGAAAGTTCTTTTTCAAGATTTAGATGCTTATCAGAGAATTAGTTTATTATTGGATCAATATAATACAATTACCTATGTAAACCATCCTCGTAGAATGTTTCAGTCTTACAATGAATTAAAAGAAAGCATTCAAACAAATGGATTAAATATATATAATATAGTTGGAGGAAATTGGGGATTAGGTTGTAATGCTTTACATTTTTTAGACCTTTTAGTTTATATTTCTGGAAAAAAAATTAGAGAGATTAGTGTTAGTACCGTGGAGGATGAAATTATTAAAAGTCCTAGAGAAGGATTTGTAGAATTCACGGGCACTTTAACAGGATACTTAGAAGATAAATCACCTTTTAGCATCACATCATTCAAAGCTGATATTAGTCCGATAACAGTAACAATTTGTAATAATGAACAACGATTCTTTATACAAGAGGGAGGAACACCACAAGTTTATTCATTAGAACTAAATAATTCATTTAAATTGTTTAACCGTGATTTTAGAATACAATATCAAAGTGAATTAACCTCTATCATAGTGAGAGAATTATTTGAAGTTGGATTTTGTTCATTGCCTTCTTTTGCTGAAGCGAGACATACCCATGAGTTATTTATTAAGGCAATGTTAGAAAAGTATAATAAAATTGCAGGATTACAGACTAAAGTTTTACCAATTACATAA
- a CDS encoding cytidylyltransferase domain-containing protein, which yields MKILITICARGGSKGIPGKNIKDINGKSLIGYSIDLTKKIKEKFDVKVALSTDDDAIKEKAELFDLKTNYSRPDYLATDTAGKIDTIRDLLLYEESIADDKYDFILDLDVTSPLRTVEDIEKALNIMLENPKALNLFSVNPAARSPYFNMVEKNVDGFYSLVKTNLDGTVMTRQSAPKVYELNASFYWYRRSFFDTGIKSAITDRSLIYEMNHVCFDLDHPVDFLFMEYLLQNKKLDFEL from the coding sequence ATGAAAATATTAATAACTATTTGTGCTAGAGGTGGTTCTAAAGGGATACCAGGCAAAAATATAAAAGATATTAACGGTAAGTCATTGATAGGATATTCAATTGATTTAACAAAAAAAATAAAAGAGAAATTTGACGTAAAAGTAGCTTTATCAACAGATGACGATGCTATAAAAGAAAAAGCAGAACTATTTGATTTGAAGACTAATTATTCACGACCAGATTATTTGGCAACAGATACTGCAGGTAAAATAGATACAATTAGAGATTTGTTACTTTACGAAGAATCTATAGCAGATGATAAATATGATTTTATTTTAGACCTTGATGTGACTTCACCTTTGCGAACTGTAGAGGATATCGAAAAAGCGTTAAATATCATGCTTGAAAATCCTAAAGCATTAAATCTATTTTCGGTTAACCCAGCAGCAAGAAGCCCTTATTTTAATATGGTTGAAAAGAATGTTGATGGATTTTATTCATTAGTCAAAACTAATCTGGATGGAACTGTTATGACTCGTCAATCTGCACCCAAAGTCTACGAGCTAAATGCATCATTTTATTGGTATAGAAGATCTTTTTTTGATACAGGAATAAAAAGTGCAATTACAGACAGATCGCTAATTTACGAAATGAATCATGTATGTTTTGACTTAGATCATCCCGTTGATTTTTTATTTATGGAATATCTACTTCAAAATAAGAAACTTGATTTTGAATTATGA
- a CDS encoding Gfo/Idh/MocA family oxidoreductase: MKKNILLVGTGPMALDYAKVLTAQDFSFQVIGRGQESAEKFKTETDIQPFVGGLQKYLENHTLTDNTYIIIATGTEVLMNSLISVLEAGAERVLIEKPAAISIEELIENKEKLLPYSEKVFVAYNRRFYASVIEAKKMIEEDGGLQTIHFEFTEWSHVIEPLTKAPGVKENWFFANSTHVVDLAFHFAGKPQQWQTYSKAGTVKWHAKTNFTGAGITEKGVLFSYLSNWESAGRWAIELLTEKRRIYLKPMEGLSVQKKGTVTVIEHEFDNSADLQFKPGLKNQLKAFLDNDETKLLNIKEHISISKEVYSKIIS, translated from the coding sequence ATGAAAAAGAACATTTTACTAGTAGGAACTGGACCAATGGCATTAGATTATGCAAAAGTATTAACCGCACAGGATTTTTCTTTTCAAGTGATTGGTAGAGGTCAGGAATCAGCAGAAAAATTTAAAACAGAGACAGACATACAGCCTTTTGTCGGAGGTTTACAAAAGTATTTAGAAAACCATACGTTAACTGATAATACTTATATTATTATTGCCACAGGGACAGAAGTTTTAATGAATTCTTTAATTTCAGTTTTGGAAGCGGGAGCTGAAAGAGTTTTGATAGAAAAACCAGCGGCAATAAGTATCGAAGAATTAATTGAAAATAAAGAAAAATTATTACCCTACTCTGAAAAAGTTTTTGTCGCCTACAATCGTAGATTTTATGCTTCGGTTATTGAAGCTAAAAAAATGATTGAAGAAGATGGTGGTTTACAAACAATCCATTTTGAATTTACTGAATGGTCACATGTAATAGAACCATTAACAAAGGCACCAGGTGTTAAAGAAAACTGGTTTTTTGCAAACTCTACACATGTAGTAGACCTTGCTTTTCATTTTGCAGGAAAGCCACAACAATGGCAGACCTATTCTAAAGCTGGAACTGTAAAATGGCATGCAAAAACTAATTTTACAGGGGCAGGAATTACAGAAAAAGGAGTCTTGTTCAGTTATTTGTCCAATTGGGAAAGTGCTGGAAGATGGGCTATTGAATTACTGACAGAAAAACGTAGAATTTATTTGAAACCTATGGAAGGCCTCAGTGTACAAAAAAAAGGTACAGTAACTGTTATTGAACATGAATTTGATAATTCTGCGGACTTACAATTTAAGCCAGGCCTTAAAAATCAATTAAAAGCCTTTTTAGATAATGATGAAACAAAATTATTAAACATAAAAGAGCATATATCCATTTCTAAAGAAGTATATTCAAAAATAATTTCATAG
- a CDS encoding Gfo/Idh/MocA family protein — MRILIIGLGSIARKHISALQNLNIKDLNIYALRSNLNSEIEEGIENVYNLENLEISFDFAIISNPTNLHFEFIEKLARLNIPLFIEKPAVHTLKSVDKLIELIESKQLVTYVACNLRFHPCIKYLKNKLSEENLQVNEVNVYCGSYLPDWRPNVDFRKVYSANASMGGGVHLDLFHELDYVNWLFGTPIKSISTLRNVSTLNIDAIDYANYTLEYNKFTANIILNYYRKKSKRSIEVLFNDQILEVDLINNKIINDDNEIVFEASNFEVKNTYSFQLDYFINCLIKKSKPMNSLKESIEILKIVLKDEE, encoded by the coding sequence ATGAGAATACTAATTATAGGTTTAGGTTCAATTGCTAGAAAACATATTAGTGCTTTACAAAATTTGAACATAAAAGATCTTAATATTTATGCATTAAGGTCAAATTTAAATTCAGAGATTGAAGAAGGAATTGAAAATGTTTATAATCTCGAAAATTTAGAAATTTCTTTTGATTTTGCTATTATTTCAAATCCCACTAACCTACATTTTGAATTTATTGAAAAATTAGCAAGATTAAATATCCCTTTGTTTATTGAGAAACCAGCAGTACATACTTTAAAAAGTGTTGATAAGTTAATTGAATTAATTGAAAGTAAACAACTTGTGACCTATGTGGCTTGCAATTTAAGATTTCATCCTTGTATAAAATATTTGAAAAACAAATTAAGTGAGGAGAATTTACAAGTTAACGAAGTGAATGTATATTGTGGCTCATATTTACCAGATTGGCGTCCTAACGTAGATTTTAGAAAAGTATACAGTGCAAATGCATCAATGGGAGGCGGTGTTCATTTAGATTTATTTCATGAACTTGATTATGTAAATTGGTTATTTGGAACGCCGATTAAAAGTATTTCAACTTTAAGAAATGTTTCGACTTTAAATATTGATGCAATCGATTATGCAAATTATACATTAGAGTATAATAAGTTTACAGCCAATATAATATTAAATTATTATAGAAAAAAATCAAAAAGAAGCATTGAAGTTTTATTTAATGATCAAATTTTAGAAGTTGATCTAATAAATAATAAAATAATAAATGACGATAATGAAATAGTTTTTGAGGCTTCAAATTTTGAAGTCAAAAACACCTATAGTTTTCAATTGGATTATTTTATCAATTGTTTGATAAAAAAGAGCAAACCGATGAACTCTCTTAAGGAATCCATAGAAATATTAAAAATTGTTCTAAAAGATGAAGAATAG